The proteins below are encoded in one region of Epinephelus lanceolatus isolate andai-2023 chromosome 7, ASM4190304v1, whole genome shotgun sequence:
- the sfxn1 gene encoding sideroflexin-1: MAAELSTSINIKEPRWDQSTFVGRAKHFFTVTDPRNILLTNEQLAHAHKVITDYRKGIVSPGLTEDELWRAKYVFDSAFHPDTGEKMILIGRMSAQVPMNMTITGCMMTFYKTTPAVLFWQWINQSFNAIVNYTNRSGDAPITVNQLGTAYVSATTGAVATALGLNALTKHVSPLIGRFVPFAAVAAANCINIPLMRQRELQHGIPITDENDNRLGESTKAAQQAITQVVVSRILMASPGMAIPPFLMNHLEKKAFLRKFPWMSAPIQVSLVGFCLVFATPLCCALFPQKSSMSVSRLEPELQEKIRASHPGVERVYFNKGL, from the exons ATGGCAGCAGAGCTATCCACTTCCATAAACATCAAGGAGCCCCGGTGGGACCAGAGCACATTTGTAGGCCGGGCCAAACATTTCTTCACAGTCACAGACCCCAGGAACATTCTCCTCACCAACGAACAACTagcacacgcacacaaagtCATCACTGACTACAG GAAAGGTATAGTCTCTCCAGGACTGACAGAAGATGAACTGTGGAGAGCCAAATATGTTTTTGACTCTGCTTTCCATCCCGATACTGGGGAGAAGATGATACTGATTGGCCGCATGTCAGCGCAGGTTCCAATGAACATGACGATCACAGGATgcatgatgacattttacaa GACAACTCCAGCCGTGTTGTTCTGGCAGTGGATCAATCAGTCTTTCAACGCAATAGTCAACTATACCAACCGGAGCGGCGATGCTCCAATCACGGTCAA TCAGCTTGGCACAGCTTATGTGTCTGCCACCACAGGGGCAGTTGCCACCGCTCTAGGACTAAATGCACTAACAAAG CACGTCTCACCCCTGATTGGACGGTTTGTTCCATTTGCTGCTGTCGCTGCTGCTAATTGTATCAACATCCCACTGATGAGACAAAG AGAACTCCAACACGGCATTCCTATAACAGATGAGAATGACAACAGGTTAGGAGAGTCAACAAAAGCTGCTCAGCAGGCTATCACTCAGGTTGTGGTCTCCAGAATCCTCATGGCCTCTCCAGGAATGG CTATCCCTCCGTTTTTGATGAACCATTTGGAGAAGAAGGCCTTTCTGAGG AAGTTCCCATGGATGAGTGCACCTATTCAAGTCAGCCTGGTGGGATTCTG TCTGGTGTTTGCCACTCCACTGTGCTGCGCATTGTTCCCTCAGAAGAG CTCCATGTCAGTCAGCCGCCTGGAGCCGGAGCTGCAGGAGAAAATCCGGGCCAGCCATCCAGGAGTGGAGAGGGTCTACTTTAACAAAGGGCTATGA
- the LOC117260490 gene encoding serine/threonine-protein phosphatase 2A catalytic subunit alpha isoform-like, with protein sequence MDDKSFTKELDGWIEQLNECKQLSENQVKVLCEKAKEILTKESNVQEVRCPVTVCGDVHGQFHDLMELFKIGGKSPDTNYLFMGDYVDRGYYSVETVTLLVSLKVRFRERITILRGNHESRQITQVYGFYDECLRKYGNANVWKYFTDLFDYLPLTALVDNQIFCLHGGLSPSIDTLEHIRALDRLQEVPHEGPMCDLLWSDPDDRGGWGISPRGAGYTFGQDISETFNHANGLTLVSRAHQLVMEGYNWCHDRNVVTIFSAPNYCYRCGNQAAIMELDDTLKYSFLQFDPAPRRGEPHVTRRTPDYFL encoded by the exons ATGGACGACAAGTCATTCACCAAGGAGTTGGACGGATGGATTGAACAACTGAACGAGTGCAAACAGCTGAGTGAGAATcaggtcaaagtcctgtgtgaAAAG GCCAAGGAGATCCTGACAAAGGAGTCCAATGTGCAGGAGGTGAGATGTCCGGTGACAGTCTGCGGAGATGTCCATGGTCAGTTTCATGACCTAATGGAGCTGTTTAAGATCGGGGGGAAGTCTCCAGACACTAACTACCTCTTCATGGGAGACTATGTGGACAGGGGCTACTATTCTGTGGAGACAGTTACTCTCCTGGTTTCTCTTAAG GTAAGGTTCCGTGAGCGAATCACGATCCTCCGAGGGAACCACGAGAGCAGACAGATCACACAAGTGTATGGCTTCTACGACGAGTGCTTAAGGAAATATGGAAATGCCAATGTTTGGAAGTACTTCACAGATCTGTTTGACTATCTGCCCCTCACTGCGCTGGTAGATAACCAG ATTTTCTGCCTCCATGGAGGACTGTCCCCTTCAATAGACACACTGGAACACATCAGAGCGCTGGATCGCTTGCAGGAGGTTCCTCATGAG GGTCCAATGTGTGACTTGTTATGGTCAGACCCAGATGACCGTGGTGGCTGGGGCATCTCACCCCGTGGTGCTGGTTACACCTTCGGGCAGGACATTTCTGAGACCTTCAACCACGCAAACGGCCTAACTTTGGTTTCAAGAGCCCACCAGCTGGTGATGGAG GGTTATAATTGGTGCCACGACCGCAACGTAGTGACGATCTTCAGTGCGCCAAACTATTGTTATCGTTGTGGAAACCAGGCAGCAATCATGGAACTTGATGACACATTGAAATACTCCTT CCTACAGTTCGACCCCGCACCACGCAGAGGGGAGCCCCATGTGACGCGGCGTACGCCAGACTACTTCCTGTAA
- the atp5po gene encoding ATP synthase peripheral stalk subunit OSCP, mitochondrial produces MAALMLGQQVRQLSTSVARPAAKLIKPPIQVYGVEGRYATALFSAASKQNKLDQVEQELGKLSAMIKDPKMSSIVMNPHIKRSLKQKTFHDALAKVKVSPIIVNLINVLADNGRLPLTGDVITAFGKMMSAQRGEVVCSVTTAQPLDEANLADLKVALKGFLQKGESIKLETKSDASILGGMIVSIGDKYVDMSTKTKIQKLTKLIRET; encoded by the exons ATGGCAGCACTCATGCTAGGACAGCAG GTCCGCCAGCTCAGCACGTCTGTGGCCAGACCTGCGGCGAAACTGATTAAG CCTCCCATCCAGGTCTATGGAGTGGAGGGCCGCTATGCCACTGCTCTGTTCTCAGCTGCTAGCAAGCAGAACAAACTGGACCAAGTGGAGCAGGAGCTTGGAAAATTATCT GCCATGATCAAGGATCCCAAAATGTCCAGTATTGTCATGAATCCTCACATAAAGCGCAGCCTCAAGCAGAAGACTTTCCATGATGCTCTTGCAAAGGTCAAGGTTTCACCCATCATTGTCAACCTCATCA ATGTTTTGGCTGACAATGGTCGTCTTCCTCTAACTGGTGACGTTATCACTGCCTTCGGGAAGATGATGAGTGCACAACGTGGAGAGGTCGTCTGCTCCGTCACCACTGCTCAG CCTTTGGATGAAGCTAATCTTGCTGACCTGAAAGTAGCTCTCAAGGGCTTTCTTCAGAAGGGTGAAAGCATCAAGCTGGAAACAAAG TCGGACGCTTCAATCCTGGGTGGCATGATCGTCAGTATCGGAGACAAGTACGTGGACATGTCCACCAAAACAAAGATTCAGAAGCTGACCAAGCTCATCAGGGAAACTTAA